One genomic segment of Pedobacter endophyticus includes these proteins:
- a CDS encoding glycoside hydrolase family 28 protein has protein sequence MKHIFKFLFFVSIAFAALKSDAQTFYNVLKYGAKNDSSKLATTAIKNAIEAASKAGGGTVYFPAGKYLTGAIHLKSNITIFIDAGAELHFSDNFDDYLPMVKSRYEGVDVTSFSPLFYAYKAENISIIGRGIIDGHGKKWWDFVEGYKEGQARSKWQTMFDGLNKDILLPDDPKQMKRGFMRPPFIQTMFCKNVLIDGITIRNSPFWTVNPEFCENVKVHAVTINNPHSPNTDGINPESCKNVHISDCHISVGDDCITIKSGKDVPGRKMGVPAENYVITNCTMLSGHGGVVIGSEMSGDVRKITISNCVFDGTDRGIRIKTARGRGGVVEEIRVSNIIMKNIGLQAIVLDMQYAKTEVEPVSERTPKFRNIHLSNITGQVNQAGYINGLEEMPVENITFNDINLEAKTGFDIKNANRIEFHNVEVNTELGASIQASKVNRLVIDGVKTYTPHSNSAVVALNNVSDVFLYNAFPTKETVNYLKVSGNETKNIILGNNYFKNIREAVKREKEVSEDVFSIAGDKTP, from the coding sequence ATGAAACACATCTTCAAGTTCCTCTTTTTCGTCTCCATCGCTTTCGCGGCATTAAAATCCGATGCGCAAACCTTTTACAATGTATTAAAATACGGTGCAAAAAACGATAGCAGTAAACTCGCTACAACAGCGATAAAAAACGCCATTGAGGCCGCTTCAAAAGCAGGCGGTGGTACGGTTTATTTTCCTGCGGGAAAGTATTTAACGGGCGCAATTCACTTAAAGAGCAACATCACCATTTTTATTGATGCCGGGGCCGAACTCCATTTCAGCGATAACTTCGATGATTATTTACCCATGGTAAAAAGCCGTTACGAGGGTGTTGATGTAACCAGTTTTTCGCCTTTATTTTATGCTTACAAAGCCGAAAATATCTCCATTATCGGTCGGGGGATAATTGATGGGCATGGCAAAAAATGGTGGGATTTTGTTGAGGGCTACAAAGAGGGCCAAGCCAGATCGAAATGGCAAACTATGTTTGACGGCTTGAACAAGGACATTCTGTTGCCCGACGACCCCAAACAAATGAAGCGGGGATTTATGCGTCCGCCGTTTATACAGACAATGTTCTGCAAAAACGTGTTGATTGATGGCATTACCATCCGGAACTCGCCCTTTTGGACGGTAAACCCCGAGTTTTGCGAAAACGTGAAAGTACATGCAGTCACCATTAACAACCCACATTCGCCAAATACAGATGGAATCAACCCCGAATCGTGCAAAAACGTACACATATCCGATTGCCACATCAGCGTGGGCGACGATTGCATTACCATTAAATCAGGGAAAGATGTGCCCGGTCGAAAAATGGGTGTTCCCGCAGAAAACTATGTCATCACCAATTGCACCATGTTATCCGGCCACGGCGGAGTAGTAATCGGCAGCGAAATGAGTGGCGATGTTCGTAAAATTACCATTTCAAATTGCGTGTTTGACGGTACCGATCGTGGCATCCGTATTAAAACGGCGAGGGGAAGAGGCGGTGTAGTTGAAGAGATCAGGGTTAGCAACATCATCATGAAAAATATTGGCTTACAGGCCATCGTTTTAGATATGCAATACGCTAAAACGGAAGTTGAGCCCGTTTCTGAACGGACACCTAAGTTTAGGAATATTCATTTGAGCAACATCACCGGGCAAGTGAATCAAGCAGGTTATATTAATGGGTTGGAAGAAATGCCTGTGGAAAACATCACGTTTAACGACATTAATCTGGAGGCCAAAACAGGCTTCGATATCAAAAATGCCAATCGAATCGAATTTCATAACGTTGAGGTAAACACCGAGTTGGGCGCATCAATTCAAGCTTCAAAGGTCAATCGATTAGTTATCGACGGCGTCAAAACCTACACACCGCATTCAAATTCGGCTGTGGTAGCGCTTAACAATGTTTCTGATGTGTTTCTGTACAACGCTTTTCCAACAAAGGAAACGGTTAATTACCTTAAAGTTAGCGGTAACGAAACAAAGAATATTATATTAGGGAACAATTATTTCAAAAACATAAGAGAAGCTGTGAAGCGAGAAAAGGAAGTATCCGAAGATGTTTTCTCAATTGCTGGCGATAAAACACCGTAA
- a CDS encoding glycoside hydrolase family 95 protein, which produces MNLKTVLIVLFSLAFFSAFAQDKNQMLWYTKPAEKWTDALPIGNGRLGAMIFAGAENEHIQFNEETLWTDKPRDFNKTGAYQYLPQIRQLLAEGKQKEAEELAQKEFMGLKSETGDRAAWVNAMKAAKGMNGNAASASYDDKLWKTIPVPAYEGWETVGLKNLDGAVWFRTTFNVPENWSGKDLVLELNKIFDQDFTYINGKLLGNTEGAEPRKYSVSKNLIHKGINTIAIQVLNYYDRGGIGGYKDTSKKIGIYPAGSNVDAGISLVKDWKYKIQDQNPPAIGQYQASYQPFGDLNLQFSHRGKITNYKRSLDLATAVAKTNYTINGINYTREYFASQPNQAVIIHLTADKTGSISFNAALSSLHQNSSVKTLGNNTIALSVEVKDGILKGESRLTAIVKNGSVKVINNQFNIAKADEVTLYLTAGTNFIDAHHVSGKPETANINSIKSLQGKSFAQAKQDHINEYQSYYNTFKVDFGKSENENLPTDQRLEKFGSSNDPAFAALYMQYGRYLLISSSRPGTQPANLQGIWNDLLTPPWGSKYTTNINMEMNYWPTEILNLSAMNEPLFTKIKGVAKNGAETAKAYYNAKGWVLHHNTDLWNGTAPINASNHGIWVGGGGWLSQHLWEHYLFSKDQKFLKNEAYPLMKEAALFYTDFLVKDAKTGWLISTPSNSPENGGLVAGPTMDHQIIRSLFTNCIAAADVLNVDEAFKKSLQEKVKQIAPNQIGKYGQLQEWLEDKDDTTNKHRHVSHLWGVYPGNDITWDADSKMMNAAKQSLIYRGDEATGWSLAWKINFWARFKDGNHAMKMIKMLLKPARNGAGSYVNLFDAHPPFQIDGNFGGAAGIAEMIVQSHQGYIDILPALPTAIADGKVEGIKARGGFELDLSWEDGKLTALTVKSIVGGKCKVKYQGKEIEFNTKAGESYKMNGDLKLK; this is translated from the coding sequence ATGAACCTCAAAACCGTATTAATAGTCTTGTTTAGCTTAGCTTTTTTCTCAGCTTTTGCCCAAGATAAAAATCAAATGCTTTGGTACACCAAACCTGCCGAAAAATGGACGGATGCCTTGCCTATCGGGAACGGAAGATTGGGTGCGATGATTTTTGCGGGTGCGGAAAATGAGCATATTCAGTTTAACGAGGAAACATTATGGACAGATAAGCCACGAGATTTTAACAAAACAGGTGCTTATCAATATTTGCCCCAAATTAGACAATTACTAGCGGAGGGAAAACAAAAGGAAGCTGAGGAGTTGGCTCAAAAAGAGTTTATGGGGCTAAAAAGTGAAACCGGCGACCGTGCAGCGTGGGTAAACGCAATGAAAGCCGCAAAGGGAATGAACGGCAATGCTGCTTCGGCAAGTTACGACGATAAGCTTTGGAAAACGATTCCGGTTCCGGCTTATGAGGGTTGGGAAACCGTTGGCCTGAAGAATTTAGACGGCGCAGTTTGGTTCAGAACTACTTTCAACGTTCCCGAAAATTGGTCAGGCAAAGATTTGGTTTTGGAGCTGAACAAGATTTTCGATCAGGATTTTACTTACATCAATGGAAAATTGCTCGGCAATACCGAGGGCGCCGAACCACGGAAATACAGCGTTTCTAAAAACTTGATTCATAAGGGGATAAATACCATCGCCATTCAGGTGCTCAACTATTACGATCGGGGCGGAATTGGCGGGTACAAAGATACTTCTAAAAAAATCGGCATTTATCCGGCAGGTTCAAATGTTGATGCGGGAATTTCGCTGGTAAAGGACTGGAAATACAAGATTCAAGATCAAAATCCGCCAGCAATTGGGCAGTACCAAGCCAGTTATCAGCCCTTTGGCGATCTGAATTTGCAGTTTTCTCATCGTGGAAAAATCACTAATTATAAACGATCGCTTGATTTGGCTACGGCCGTTGCAAAAACGAATTACACCATAAACGGCATAAATTACACCCGCGAATATTTTGCCAGCCAGCCGAACCAAGCTGTAATTATTCATCTAACGGCCGATAAAACGGGTTCAATCAGTTTCAATGCCGCGTTGTCCAGTCTTCACCAAAACTCCAGCGTAAAAACTTTGGGCAACAATACCATTGCGCTTTCGGTGGAGGTAAAAGATGGTATTTTGAAAGGCGAAAGCAGGTTAACAGCAATTGTTAAAAATGGCTCGGTTAAAGTGATAAACAATCAGTTCAACATTGCTAAAGCCGACGAAGTAACCTTATATTTAACGGCGGGAACGAATTTTATCGACGCTCATCACGTTTCAGGGAAACCAGAAACAGCCAATATCAATTCGATTAAATCGCTTCAGGGAAAATCCTTTGCTCAGGCCAAGCAAGATCATATCAACGAATATCAAAGCTATTACAATACCTTTAAGGTCGATTTTGGAAAATCGGAAAACGAAAACCTACCAACTGATCAGCGATTGGAAAAATTTGGAAGCTCAAACGATCCTGCTTTTGCCGCACTTTACATGCAATATGGCAGGTATTTGTTGATTTCGAGCTCTCGTCCGGGTACACAACCCGCTAATTTACAAGGCATTTGGAATGATTTATTAACGCCGCCATGGGGAAGCAAGTATACCACCAACATTAACATGGAGATGAATTACTGGCCAACCGAAATCCTCAATCTGTCGGCAATGAACGAACCGTTGTTCACTAAAATAAAAGGAGTGGCAAAAAACGGGGCTGAAACGGCGAAAGCCTATTACAACGCAAAAGGCTGGGTGTTGCACCACAATACCGATTTATGGAACGGAACAGCGCCAATTAATGCGTCAAATCATGGCATTTGGGTAGGTGGCGGCGGTTGGTTGAGTCAGCATTTGTGGGAACATTATTTGTTTAGCAAAGACCAAAAATTCCTGAAAAACGAGGCTTATCCCTTAATGAAAGAAGCGGCTTTATTTTATACTGATTTTTTGGTGAAAGATGCAAAAACGGGTTGGTTGATTAGCACGCCGTCAAATTCGCCCGAAAATGGCGGGCTGGTTGCAGGCCCAACGATGGATCATCAAATTATCCGCTCGTTATTTACAAACTGCATTGCAGCGGCCGACGTGTTAAATGTTGATGAGGCATTCAAAAAATCGCTGCAAGAAAAGGTAAAGCAAATAGCGCCCAACCAAATCGGTAAGTACGGCCAGTTGCAAGAATGGCTTGAAGATAAAGACGACACCACAAACAAGCATCGCCATGTGTCGCATTTGTGGGGCGTTTACCCGGGCAACGACATTACGTGGGATGCCGACTCAAAAATGATGAATGCAGCAAAACAGTCGCTCATTTACCGTGGAGACGAAGCTACAGGATGGAGCCTGGCATGGAAAATAAACTTTTGGGCAAGGTTTAAAGATGGTAACCACGCCATGAAGATGATTAAAATGCTGTTAAAACCAGCCCGCAATGGCGCAGGATCGTACGTTAACCTTTTTGATGCCCACCCGCCGTTCCAAATTGATGGCAACTTTGGCGGCGCAGCAGGAATTGCCGAAATGATTGTTCAGAGCCATCAGGGTTATATTGATATTTTGCCTGCTTTGCCAACCGCAATTGCCGATGGAAAAGTGGAGGGAATCAAAGCCCGCGGAGGTTTTGAGTTGGATTTAAGTTGGGAGGATGGAAAGTTGACTGCTTTAACTGTTAAATCGATTGTTGGCGGAAAGTGCAAGGTGAAATATCAGGGCAAAGAAATTGAGTTTAATACAAAAGCTGGCGAAAGTTATAAAATGAATGGGGATTTGAAACTAAAATAA